The Setaria viridis chromosome 9, Setaria_viridis_v4.0, whole genome shotgun sequence sequence aaggggttactttaagttattttttaagtattagtggtgggcaattcaGTTGAAattttagggggttattttaaatattgtttataatggcataagtgggtacttttgatgaagattagggggttactttgtttattttatataatagcATAGgcgggtaatttagatatagatttaggggttactttaggctattttcataatggcataggtgggtaatttttttaaaaaatataaatctaatgggtatgatgatttgagtttaccgattgatggctagatgttttattttttttgagaatgtctagaatttctctctttttttaaaatgtccacctaggatcttaggtggcttcacctggggCTCTCTAATTAGTAATATTAAGATGGTAGAGACAGTAATTTATGAGGAGATATCTTTTAATACGATTTTACATGCAAGGTGGCTTATTCATAAAATTTTGGATCCAACAGAAATTGTCTATCAATTCAGTGGTCGGATGATTTGTGTTTTAAAGAGTTTCCCTTCTTTTCTAGTGCCTCTCAGGCAAAGATTAACATATAGACTTCACAAAGGAGTTCTCTCTTTTTGACAGAAGCATTTATGTTCCCAAATGAGCAGAGTCTACATTGATCAGCTTGCATCATTCAATTTTGAGACCAAAATTCAGAGATGTAGCATTTTAGCATGAGATTGCTTACAGAAAATTAAATGCAAGGACAAAAATGCCTAGCATAATTCTGAACAGGATAGATTGATTCGACAATACAATTTACTCTCGCACAACACTACAGAAGCTGAGAAGCCATTACATGATCTGCTCGAAAATACCAGAGTACAGATCTTTACATGCACGAGACGATCAAAGAATTCTAAAGTTACACACACTGCAGCTTTCGTCTCTTCGCACAAGCCGCAGGAGCCATGCGGAGCTTCTTCTTCCCGGGCAACGCCGACGCCACCTCATCTTTCATTGGAAGCTCCAACGCGTCGACCTTGGCAAACCACTGGTGCTTGAGCGCGGCGTCCGCCGTTAGCCGCTTGCCGGGGTTGCAGGTGAGGAGGCCGTCGAGGACCTCGAATCCTTCCTTGGACAGCGCCGCCTCAGGGAAGAGCTCGCGCAGACAATTCTTCCGATGCACTACTTGCAGTTCCGGCACCACTTTGGCGGCGAACGGCGTGGAAGAGAACTCCGGCCATGTCTCGTCGTCCGGCACGCCGAGCACGTCGAAGATGGCGCGGAGCTgcccgtcctcgccgtcgccctgcAACGGCAGCCCCCCGTTGTTGATGATCTCCGCCATGACGCATCCCAGGGACCAGGCATCGACGCGCGCGTCGTAGACGGGCATCTCCAGCATCATCTCCGGCGCCTTGTAGGAGAGCGTGCCCGCCTGCTCGTACGGCGGCGCGTCGGACATGGACATGGCCAGCCCGAAGTCGCAGAACTTGACGGACCTGCGGTCGCCAGAGACGAGGATGTTCTCGGGCTTGATGTCGCGGTGGATGACGCCGGCGCTGTGCATCGCCTTGGCGGCCGTCAGAAGCTGCCACATGACGGCGCGCACCGTGGGCTCCGGGAGCGGCGGGAAGCCGCCGCGGCTCCGGTGGTCGAGGTAGTCGTGGAGGCTCGGCCCGTCGACGCACTCCGTGACGAGGCAGATGCGCGACGTGGCCGGGTCGCGTGCGAGGCCGTGGAAGCCGACGATGAAGGGGTGGTCTCCGCACG is a genomic window containing:
- the LOC117840083 gene encoding putative cyclin-dependent kinase F-2, with the protein product MGRPAAAAAGGSRKRRRVSVGSTEHYEEVSRLGEGNFGAVVKARHRVTGQTVAIKRLTTAADDAAEDPMREASLHEACGDHPFIVGFHGLARDPATSRICLVTECVDGPSLHDYLDHRSRGGFPPLPEPTVRAVMWQLLTAAKAMHSAGVIHRDIKPENILVSGDRRSVKFCDFGLAMSMSDAPPYEQAGTLSYKAPEMMLEMPVYDARVDAWSLGCVMAEIINNGGLPLQGDGEDGQLRAIFDVLGVPDDETWPEFSSTPFAAKVVPELQVVHRKNCLRELFPEAALSKEGFEVLDGLLTCNPGKRLTADAALKHQWFAKVDALELPMKDEVASALPGKKKLRMAPAACAKRRKLQCV